A single region of the Lycium barbarum isolate Lr01 chromosome 2, ASM1917538v2, whole genome shotgun sequence genome encodes:
- the LOC132628972 gene encoding RING-H2 finger protein ATL46-like produces the protein MYPILFCSWLLQVLRFMILAAIVFWNSCRYAVANYKYMEMLNKKSYKFVFGRKKVVGFIGEGSADCAICLSKFKHGEKGRKLETCQHIFHENCLEKWLMQKDRKATCPLCRSVVISEKIEEQYRKLEDEGKRDNSFEKELALLLLSCLNRGYCHHSLPVFGFSFRGSFSN, from the coding sequence ATGTATCCCATTTTGTTCTGTTCATGGCTTCTTCAAGTGCTAAGGTTCATGATATTGGCAGCTATTGTTTTCTGGAACTCATGTAGATATGCGGTCGCAAATTACAAGTACATGGAAATGTTAAACAAGAAGAGCTATAAATTTGTGTTTGGAAGAAAGAAGGTTGTGGGTTTCATTGGTGAAGGGTCAGCTGATTGTgcaatatgcttatcaaaattcAAGCACGGAGAAAAGGGGAGAAAGCTGGAAACTTGCCAGCATATATTCCATGAAAACTGCTTGGAGAAATGGCTAATGCAGAAGGATAGAAAAGCAACTTGTCCACTTTGTAGGAGTGTGGTTATATCAGAGAAAATAGAGGAACAGTATCGAAAACTAGAAGATGAAGGAAAAAGAGATAATAGCTTTGAGAAAGAGCTAGCTCTTCTCTTGCTATCTTGCTTGAACAGAGGATATTGCCATCATAGTCTTCCAGTTTTTGGGTTTTCCTTCCGAGGTAGCTTTTCCAACTGA